In Sulfuriferula plumbiphila, the genomic window TCTCATTGGGTACGTTGTAGAGCAAACCTTCAAGGTAATAGGAAGGTGCGTCACCACTAACAATAGTGCCGTCATCAACCAGTTTGCTGCGCAAATTCTTGAAGATGCGCACCATAGGCTTGAACCAGGAGTTTGTTATCTGGTGTTTGGTCGTGCAATTGTCGGAATGCTGACGCGGATAGTTTTCGATGCGCGTGCCAGAAGCGTTATAGAAACAGATACCCGAATCGAATTGCTGATCATCAAGTGCAAGAAACCGGTGATAGCGACGGAACTGAGTAGTGATCAGTACATCCGTACTGCGCCGACCACCGGTTGCCGCAATCTTCACTGCCTTGTCGCCGGGCTTTACATCTGCGCCAAACTTTACCCGCAGCTGAGCCAATACATCTCTTTTGAAATCGTCATACGTATAAGTCGCATCGGAATGCACCGCTTTGAACGCCGCTTGCTGCTCTTGGGGAAGGCGGTTGAGGTCGTGATAAAAGACCGACTCGATTTGAATGACTACATCGACATCACTTTCGGCGTAGATGTTTGTGTCATTCCCGTAGGAACCCTGCAGAAACACTTTGTAGCTCTTGCCGGCGTACGCCGACCCTGCGGCTTCGAGCGCATTTTTTACGGTCGCATAGGTTGCGCTGGATTGGGCAACTGATCCTTGGTGGGACCATGTGTCGAGTTGTGATTCAGGGATGCTCATCACGCTCACTCATCGGCAAGAGATAGCTATCATCCATCCTTGGATCGGGCTTGAAGCGGGTAGTTGTAATTACGATTTCGCCCACATCCCGTGGCAATGCCTCAATCCGATCAAGCGCCGAATTCACTATTTCACATTGCTCGCTGTTCAAGTAGAAACGATGGTTTTCAAGCCAGTTTCTGGGCTTGTGATAGTTGTCCAGCGTCGCTCTTTCCGGAGCGGAGACATTCGTTTCCATATCTGTCCGCGCAATTTGTGGCGGCAACAGCGGAATCAAATCGACCGTATGGTCATCGGAGACAACGATAGCCAGCCGACGGGTATCGTTGATACT contains:
- a CDS encoding nucleotidyltransferase domain-containing protein produces the protein MSIPESQLDTWSHQGSVAQSSATYATVKNALEAAGSAYAGKSYKVFLQGSYGNDTNIYAESDVDVVIQIESVFYHDLNRLPQEQQAAFKAVHSDATYTYDDFKRDVLAQLRVKFGADVKPGDKAVKIAATGGRRSTDVLITTQFRRYHRFLALDDQQFDSGICFYNASGTRIENYPRQHSDNCTTKHQITNSWFKPMVRIFKNLRSKLVDDGTIVSGDAPSYYLEGLLYNVPNEKFGGSYTDSFANCINWIWDADRSQFVCANGEYYLLRDDPNVTWSSAKCDKFLNAAVDLWKHW